The genomic interval CGCTGGCCGCCCTGCAGGACGGGAGCATTTCGTGGCAGCACGCCCGGGCCATGGTCGACGAAACCGCGAACTTGGACCCCGCCGGCGCCGCCGCGTTGGAAGCCCATTTTCTGGACCCCGACGCACCCAACCCCGCACAGGGCTGCCCCGCAGGGGAACTCGTGCCGTCCAGGTTCCGGCACAAAGCCCGGACCTGGCGTGAACGCCACCATCCGGACAGCATCGAAGAACGCCACACCAAAAGCGCCCTGGACCGCCGGCTGGAGTTCGCCCCGGACCGGGACGGCATGGCCTGGCTGAGCGCGTACCTCCCCGCGGACCAGGCGGCCGGGATCTGGGACCGCACCACCACGGCGGCCCGCGCCCTCCAAGGACCCCATGAGCGCCGGAACCTGAGCCAAATCCGCGCCGACATGGCCGCCAAGTGGCTCCTTGGCGGCACTGCGGAGCACGTGCCGTCACCGTCGGCGCAGGTGCTCGTGACCGTGCCGGTGTTCGCCCTGATGGGCCTCACCGACGAACCCGCCATGCTCGACGGATATGGGCCGATCCCGACGTCGATGGCCAGCCGGCTCATGGCCGAAAGTTCCTCGTCGTTCCACCGGGTCCTTACCGACCCCCGCGACGGGGCGCCGCTGGAGATCGGGCGCACCAGCTACCGCATCCCCGTCAGCATGCGGCAATGGCTCCGCCTGCGGGACGGCAAATGCCCGTTCCCCGGCTGCACCAACCAGTCCCTGGACAACGAAGCCGACCACCTTCTCTCCTGGGCCGACGGCGGCACCACCGGCATCATTAACCTGGGGCAGCCATGCCCCAAGCACCACAGGCTGAAACACACCAGCGGCTGGACACCCACTGGGGCGACCACCGACAAGCCACCCGGCTGGATTTCACCGACAGGCCGTCAGTACGCCAGCGAACAACAGGGCTGGGAACCACCCGATTGGCCACCCGACATCATGACCCTGCTGATACACCCGCAACTGGGCCCGACCATGCCCGATGACATCTTGCCCGGCGAGCCGACTAAGGAGCTGCGCCCGGTAGATCCCTTGCCGGAGTGGAGCTGGCAACAGGCACCGGTCGACGAGCCATGGCCGGAGTGGGGCGTCCCTCAGATGGTCTAGCTCCTCCGGGGCTCGGCAGCGGCGTCGGGACCGGACGTTCCAGTCGGCGTATGCAGCAATCACTGCTACTGCCGGTCAAGCGCGTCGAGCAGCCGTTTAACCGAGCCTCCAAGGTTCCATTCGACGGCGAGACGCTCCAGTTCGGCGCGCGATTCCGCGTCGACGGGGTGAAGCTGCGCACCGGCCTCCTCGAGGGTGGGGAGCTTGAGGTTGCGCACAATTTTCACCACCGTTGGCGCGACCGTCAGGTATTCCGCGGCCGCGGCGAGCTTTGAGCGCACGGACGCGGATACCCCGCCTCCCCCGTCGGCGGCTGCAGCGAGCAGGTTCTCCAGTGTGCCGTACTCGCCCAGGAGCGACGCGGCGGTCTTCTCGCCGATGCCGGCAACGCCTGGCAGCCCGTCGGAGGCGTCGCCGCGAAGGGTCGCGTAGTCGGCATACTGTTCGGGCAGCACGCGGTACTTCCCGACGACGACGGCGTCTGTCACGACTTCGAGGTTCCTCATGCCCCGCCCGGTGTAGATCACCCGGACCTGACGGTCATCGTTGACGGTCTGGAAAAGATCACGGTCGCCGGTGACCACATCCACGGGGAGGCCCGCGTGGCTGGCATAGGTCCCGACGACGTCATCGGCCTCGTGTTCCGCGGCCCCCCACTATGGCGATGCCGGCGAGTTCGAGCACGCGGCGGATCATCGGAAGCTGCGCCTCGAGCGCGTCCGGGACGACCTCGACGTCGGGGGCATCCGATACAAGTTCGGCGACCCGGTGCGATTTGTAGCTCGGGATGAGGTCCACGCGCCACTGCGGACGCCAGTCGTCGTCCCAGCAGGCAATCAGATGCGTTGCCCCGTAATCCGTGGTGAGGCGGGCGATCATGTCCAGGAGGCCGCGAACCGCGTTCACCGGGGTTCCGTCAGCACGGCGGATCGTGTCCGGCAAGCCATAGAAGGCGCGAAAGTACAGTGACGCAGTATCGAGCAGCATCAGGCGGTGTGGCATACCTGATCCTGACACGGAAGCAGCTGCCGGGCTACGAGCATTTACGGGCGACAGAACGCTCCCTTGGGGTTAGGATGCCTCTATCGGTTCAAGCAGCGGGCCAACCTTCTGTGTTTGTGAGGTTTCCCCTTGGCCGAAGATGCACCCGTAAAGACCGCACCCCGCGTGCCCTTGAAGCAGGCTTCGGACCCGCACGCGGCGCCACGTCATCACGACGACGAACGGAACGACCCTGCCGCACCGGCTGACCGGAAAGCTGCTCCCAACCCCTATGGATTCGACAGAGAGCACTGGCCGGGCCCCTGAGCCCGGGTGGTGTCCTGCGATGGGCGCGCGAACTCCAGGCTGACGACATGCCCCACCTCAGCGTCAACGGTGTTGATCTCTACTACGAAGAGAGCGGCCAAGGGACACCAATACTAGGCGTGCACGGAACACCCAGTTCGGCTGTGATGTGGGCGGACGCCGCAACCGATCTCGCCCGGCATGGCCGCTGCATCATCTACGACCGCAGGGGTTTCCACCGCAGTGCCCCGCAGCGGCCGTTCGCGACCTTGGACCTGGTGGATCATGTCGACGACGCAGCGGCAGTCCTGGCGGCGCGCCGTGCCGGGCCGGCAATCGTGATCGGCCGCAGCACAGGCGGCCTGATCGCCGTCGAACTTGCCCGCCGTTTCCCGGACAAAGTCAAAGCCCTGGTCCTCCTGGAACCGGCCTTGTTCACCATCGCTCCGGATGCGGACGCCTGGGCCCGCCGCCTGCGCCGCCAGGTGCTCAAGCGCACGAACGGTCAGCCCGGGCTCGCCGCCGAGGTTGTAATCCGGGAAGCCCTTGGGGAGGCGACATGGGAGTCGTTTCCCCCCCGGGCTCATACAGATGTTTGCCGGCACGAGCCACGCTGTCCTGGCCGAAATCAACGGCCACGGCCTGGATCTCAGCGACGATGCTTTGGACCTGAACGAGGAGCAACTCGCCGGGATCCGCCGGCCCGCCCTGATCGTCTCCGCCGAGGACTCCCCCGAGGCCTGCCGGTCCGTGAACGCAAGGTTGTCGGGTGCGTTGCCCTTTACGCATACGGTTCTGGTCCCGGGCGGGCATCTCATTGATCCCGCCCATCCGGCTGTCCTGGACTTCATCGACCGCAACGCCGGACCGGACCCTTGGGCTTAGAAAGGTTGCCTTGATCCCCGCGGCCGCCCGGACCGTGCCGGCCGTCAGGGCAGAATAGACAGCATGACCCTTACGACCTTCGCCCTGATCCGCCATGGCCAGACAGACTGGAATGCGCAGCGTCGGCTCCAGGGAGCCACCGACATTCCGCTGAACGACGTCGGCCGCGGCCAGGCGCGCGACGCCGTCGACGTCCTGTCAGGCTACGAGTGGGATGCGATCGTGTCCTCGCCGCTTAGCCGTGCCGCGGAAACCGCCAGCGTGATTGCCGACGGGCTGGGGCTGAGCGTTACGCGGCACATTCCGGCGCTCGCCGAACGCAGCTTCGGACCGGCAGAGGGGTTGCAGGCCGGCCCCGAGCTGGAGGCCCTGCGCATACCCGGTGGTTACCGCGGCGCCGAAAGCGAGGAAGACGCGGCCGCGCGCGGGTTGGGTGCACTGGAAGCGCTGGCCGAAGAATTCCCGGCCCGCCGCGTCCTTGTGGTCGCCCACGGCACACTCCTCCGGGTGAGCCTTAACCGCGCCATCGGCCGCACATTGCACAGGATCGACAACGCGGTGCTGAACCTGGCCCACTACCATGCCACCGAGGGCTGGCACCTCGAATACTTCAACGGCGAGCGCGTAGTGGCTGCAGCCCAGGGCTGATAAACCTAGGCGTCCGCCGTAACCTCGAACGTTTGGATGGTCCTGCGCTCCAGCCGCGGAATGATCTGTGCAGCCCCGATCCGCTCGATGTGCTCATATTCGCGGTGGGCGGCAAAACCCGCGGCATCCGTGTAGCGCTCCAGGATGACGATCTGCGCGGGGTCCTCCACGCCTTGGAAGAACTCGTAGGAAATGTTGGCCTCCTCCGTACGCGTGGCTGCGGCCATCTCGCCCAGCAGGCCCAGGACCGTTTCGGTCTCTTCGGGTCTCACCTGGTAGCGGACCACCACCTGGAAGTACGTCTCTGAAACAACGGCATTCCTCGCTCTGGAGAGTATGGGGCTGGTCCAACTCTATGCTTTCCGTGCAGGCCGCTGAACCGCCACTGGAAGTGCGTCAGCCAGCGTATTCGGCGGGCTCAAAGGTGGTCTTGACCGTCGAATCAGGGCTGGATAGCGTCAGGTTTATGGGCACCGTTTTTGGCGGCATGGCGGTCAGCCTCGATGGCTACATCCGTTCAGAGAGCGGGGACCTGTCATGGCTGAACGATGCCATGGCCAAGAATGAGGATTACGGATTCGAGGCAACTGAGCGCAGAACCGGAGCCTATGTCATGGGTGCCAATACGTACCGGGAAATGGCGGCAATGGGCGGCCGGGGCTCCGCGATTCCCACTTATGTTGTCACCCACGACGAAACTCTGGCCGTGGGACGGAACACGCACCTGTACTCCGGCGATTTGGGCGAACTTGTCGCCCGGATCAAGTCCGCCATCCCTGAGGAGAAGGACATTTGCGTGTTCGGCGGCGGTCAGCTCCTCACTGAATTCATCGAGTTGGGCCTGCTGGACGAACTGGGCGTCGCCGTCGTGCCGGTCATCCTCGGCGGCGGGGTGCTCTTCTTCGGCAGGATCAGCGAATGGAAAAAGCTTGCCCTCCGCGAGTGCCGCTCCTTTCCGTCCGGTATCGTCCTGCTGGACTACCAACTGACCGGCCCCACAGGCTAACGGGAACCGGCGCGGCCGGACGAACGGAAGCTGCCCTATTCAACCCAACCCCGGCCAGCTACACTCGGAGCCGAGAGTCCGTGACAGCATCCGGACATCTGGAGAGAAACGGAGGTGGTTTTGATGACTGATACAGTCCCGCGCCCAGAGCGCCCCGCACGCATCAATCCAATCACCACCGTCTCCAGCATTCGCACGGCGTAAGCGCCCAACACACCAACGGACAGGCCTCATAGCCGCAGGGCTGCGCTGATTCCGGAGTCTGGAGACCTCACCCGAGGACTCACCTTGAACAATTCCTCAGGCACCAGCCTGGACAGCTACTCCCCCTCACCCTCCGACTCAACCCCCGGGCCCGAAGGGCCCACAACGTACGGCTACTCCCCCGCCGTCGCCGATTATTTTGACGCCCACCAACCCCAACACCGGACCCGCCACCCAGCGAACCAAAACAGCGAGCGCGGACGGGTGGTGCGCCTGGACCGCAACCTCGTGCTCACAGCCGTCGGCGGCGAACTTCTCCACCTGCCGTACCCGCTCGACGCCGGCGTTCCGGTCACCGGCGACTGGGTCTGGATCGGGCCCAACCGCGCGGGCGGCCGCCAGATCACCGGGATCCTCCCGCGCCGGTCTGAGCTCAGCCGGAAGCGCGCCTTTGAAGATTCCTCGGAGGCGCAGGTGCTGGCCGCGAACATGGAGGTGGTGGGCGTGGTGGTCCCGGTGGACCGGCCGCTCACGCACAACCGCCTCGAGCGCACGCTCGTTGCAGCCTGGGATTCCGGCGCGGTTCCGCTGGTGATCATCACCAAAGCCGACCTTGCGGACATAGCGGACGACGTCGTCGGGAAGGTCATCCTGCAGGCGGCGGGCGTGGACGTGGTCACCACGTCAGCCGAGAACGGCGACGGGATCGATGCGCTGCTGGAGCACCTGCCGCCGCACGGCACGCTGGTCCTCCTCGGCCCGTCGGGCGCCGGCAAGTCCACGCTCATCAACGCGCTGGCGGGTCGCGAGGTCCAGCACACCGGTGAGGTCCGGTCCGGTGACTTCAAAGGCAAGCACACCACCACGTCCCGGGAACTCGTGCCGCTGGCGAACGGCGCCGTTCTCATGGACACGCCGGGCGTCCGGGGATTCGGATTGTTCGACGCCGGCGAAGGCCTTGGTGAGATGTTCGGGGACGTGGAGGAACTGGCCAGCCGCTGCCGGTTCGCTGACTGCGCCCACCAGCAGGAGCCCGGCTGCGCCGTGCAGGCGGCTTTGGCGGACGGGACACTCGATGGGCGCCGCTGGCTCAGCTATGGAAAACTCCAGCGCGAACTCGCCGCCCTGGCCCGCCGCACCGATGCCGCCGCCCGCCGGGCCTACCAGCGCGAGTGGCACCAGAAGGTGGTGGTGGCAGCGAAATCGCAGCGTTCCGCAGAGCGTGACAGTTCCGAGCGGCGGGAGGAGCAACGGTCCAAACGTAAGCGGCGCTGAGCCGGGCGTTCGCACTTACGGCTGATCCACCGTTCCGGTGGTGGTCCCCGCTTAACGATCAGGGTAGTGGACCCTCATCGCGCACTGTAGGATCCGACGGCGGCGGGGGTCCATCCGGCGGCGGGCCGGCCGGCGGGGCCGAGGCAGGCAGCCTGGCGCCTTCGCCGGTGCCTGGCTGCCACGCCTGGAGTTCTGATGGGCCCTGGTCCAGGCGGAAGGGCGGATATTCATCGCGCATCAAGGCTGCGTAGGTGATGACGCGGTAGATCCAGCGGTTGAAGCCCATGAGAAGGTCGAACAGCGGGCGTTGGTAGCGGCCGCTGAACAGCAGTATTACCGCCGCAACAAGGACCAAGAAGCCGAACAGCGAAAATCCCGTCCCGGTCTCGTACCTGATCCCTGGGGTCTGGGGGTCGGTCCAACGGACGGTGCTGGTGCCGGTCAGCGCAGCAATGATCACGAAGTGCGGTAGGGCAAGGAGCCACCACTTGACCAGCACAAGCCCACGGGACAGCCGTTCCGGGTAATCCACGTCGAAATCAGCAGGGTAGTCCGTCCTGGCAAGGGTGAAGGGCGGATACCTGTCCGTGCCAAGCGCCCCGTAGGTGTAGAAGGCCACCCGCCAGCCCCAACGCAGCACTCCCACGTTGAAGTTGAACAGGGAATGTGGATAGTGGCCCGTAAAAAGGATGGCGAACCCGGCAATGATGGTGACCACCACGAACGCGAACCACAGGAAGAACAGCACAAAAAAGTGCGGGATGGCCAGGAACCACTTCGCCAGCCACATCCATCTGGAGAGCACCGGGTCGAGTTCACCGCGAAGTCGCGCCGGGTACGGCGGCAGCCCGGCGGCAGGCTGGACGCTTGGGGACTGGACGTTTGGAGCCTGGCCGGCGGGGCCCTGGTAGGCGGACGGCGTTGCGGCGCCGGGAGACGCGGCCGGCACCGCAGCGGTGGGTGACGGTGTGTGCCTGCCCAGCCCCTGGGCGCCAAAGATCAGTAGTGGCACGCCGAGAACCAGCAGGATGACGCCCGCCGTGAGCAGGCCGGCGGCAATCGGGCCGAACAGCTCGGACCGGAAACCCGCCTGCAGATCCGCCGACACTCCGGCGCTGGCATCGGCGTTCATAACCACCACAGACCAGTCCCCGGCCTCGATTTTCCAGTCCAGGGTCCGTTGGCCGCTGCCCGCTGTGGACGCCGCCCAGAAGTCCTGGTCGGCGGGGGCCGGCAGTTGGGTTGTGCCCTGCACCTCGCGGTACTCGGCGCTGAACGGCCGGAACTCCACATCCCGCAATTCGGAGTAGTTGGATCCGGCGACGTAGCGGTCAACGTCCGCCCGGGGCGCTATGCCGACAAAAATGTCTTTGCCTGTATTGGCAGACTCAGCCCCTATCCGGAAGCTGCCCACGTCGAAGGGCAGGGGTCCGGGGTAGGAGTCCCCTCGCATGCTGTCCGCCCTGGCGGAAACGATGGCTGTGGAATCGACGGCAAAGCGTTCCCTCGGAGAGGTGAGGTAGCCGCCGTCGTTCTGGAGCGAGTTGACCCACGAAGCGCCAATTCCCCCGACGAGCAGCCCACCGCCCAGCATCGATAGCAAAATGCCGAGAATGAGCATTGTGATGGAACGAGCACGCATGGGAGTCCTCCCTCGTCGTCGTTTTCCGGTTATTTCGGCGCCAGCCCGCCCCGCCGCAGTCCCGCCAGAGTCCGGCCTGAGAGCACCGCTGTTGCCGGGATTCCAAAAACAGCGCCTACTGGAACATGGGCAGCCCCGTGTGGCCTAGCGGGCTCGTTTTCTGAAAACCGCCTTCCGATGGAAGGGCATCCACGCGGGCCGGTGGACCGGGCTGCTGCCGGTGAAAACAGACTACGCCTGCAGGCGACGGCCATCTAGGTTCCACAGCCTGATTGGGGGTTATGGCCCCGCTATTGCCCTGCGGGCATCACCGGCGGCACGAACTGGAATGTCATCCCGAGCAGCCAGACCAGCAGCAGGACCACCGGCAGGTGGAACAGGAACTGCAGGAAGGTGAAGCCCACGAGGTCCCGTGCCCGGAGCCGCAGCACCGCGAGCAGCGGAAGCATAAAGAACGGGTTGATCAGGTTGGGCAGGGCCTCGGCGATGTTGTAGATCTGCACGGTCCAGCCGAGGTTCATCTGCACATCGGTCGCGGACTGCATCACATAGGGCGCCTCCACAAGCCACTTACCGCCGCCGGACGGGACCAGCAGGCCCAGCACGGCGGTGTAAAGCGCAATGACCACAGCGAACGCGCCGCCACCGCCGATGTCCGAGAAGAACTCTGCCAGATGCGCGGAAATGGTCATCCCGCCGTGGCCGGTGGCTTTGGTCAGGATCGCCGCCATGGCCGCGTACAGCGGGAACTGGACCAGGATCCCGGCGGTTGCCGGAACAGCCTTGGTAACGGCCTGCAGGAATTTCCGTGGTGTCCCGTGCAGCACCAGGCCCAGGATCAAGAAGACCAGCAGGTAGCCGTTGAGGCTGCTGACCACGGTCAGGAACGGCTTCGTCAGGAACTGGGAGACCAACCAGCCCAGGGTCAGGATGCCCGCAAGGATCGGCAGGATCATGCTGTATTCGAGCCACTCGCCCGGGCGTGAACGGGGCGCCGATTCGCTGGGTTCGTCGTCGAGGTCGACGCCGAGATCCTCAGCTGTGCGGATCGCGCCGCCCTGGGGCGCGGAGAAATGTGCGATCACAGTGGTGAGGGCCATCAGGATGGCCAGGGTGAGCAGTGACTGCCAGGTGAAAATCGTGGTCCCGAAGTCCAGGATGCCGGTGATTTTCAGCAGGGCAGGCGGCAGCGAGGCAGCGGTGGCCTGCAGTTGGGCCGCGGACGAGGACAGCCCCAGCGCCCAGACAGCTCCGAGGCCCATAAACGCCGCCGCGCCCAGCGCACGGTAATCCACCGTGAGGTCCTTGCGCCGCGCAATGGCCCGGGCCAACAGGCCACCGAAGATGAGGCTCAGACCCCAGTTCAGGAAGGACACGGACATCGACATCAACGCCACGAAACTGACCGCCGTGCGTGCCGTGGCAGGAATCAGCGCCAGCCGGTTGATGAGCTTCGCCACCGGCGGCGACGTGGCCACCACGTAACCGGTCAGGACCACCATGGCCATCTGCAGCGTGAACGCCGTCAGATCCCAGAAGCCGTTGCCGAAAGAGTCGGCGATCGCCTGCGGTGAAGCACCGATCGCCAAGGCGGCGGCGGCGATGATGACCACACCGGCCAGGGCAAAGATGTAGGCATCCGGGAACCATTTCTCGGTCCAGGCCGCCATCCGTTGGGCTACTCTGGCGAGCCCGCGTTCTTCGGTTCCGGTCTTGGTCAGGACTGTGTCAGCCACAGTGGACTACCTCTCCATTGAGTGCAATTACGTACCCGAGGGAGTCTAGTTCCGTTCCTTTGGGAACCCCGGTTAGCTGACCGCGCGGATCCTGACGGCGATGAACTGGCGGCCCGGAAGCTCCACGCGGAACCGCCCCGTCACCGTGCCGGGCAGGGTATCAATGGTCATGTTCCAGGTGTCGATGATGTCCAGCATCTTTCTGAGTGAAGAGTTCCACCGCCCGTTTGTTGCGCTCCAGCTTTCCGGCCAGTTGCCAACGGCCTTGGACAGCAGACCGGCTTGAAACCAGCTGTAATCGGACTTCGGTGTCAGCTCCAGCAGCTCGGAGGCCAGCGCTGCCGCTAGGCCGGCGTCTCTGGCCTCATCCGCAGCCTCCCATGCTGACCACACGACGTGAGGTGACCGCTTCTTCCTAAATCCCATCCAGGTTCGTTCCACCATTCGAACAATATGCAGCTCGCCCAGCCATGCCGGGACGCCACGCGCAGCACGAATCAACGCGGCCGGGGTATCAGGACATCCCCTTCGCCGAGATCCGCTCCCCTAGTCCTCCAGAACCCCGTTGCAAAGACGATTGACCACTTCGGTCAGCATGGCGAGACCGGCCACGATATCCTCGTCGGTGGTGTATTCGTGTTCGTTATGGGAGATTCCGTCCACGCTCGGGACGAACAGCATGACGGTGGGGACCAGGTCCTTCATGTTGATCGAATCGTGCCCGGCGAGGGTCATAACCTGCTTGCTGGACAGTCCCAGGTCCGCGGCCACCTTCGCTGCGAGCTCCACGCCTTCGGTCTGGTACGGGGTGACCGGCCACGAGTGTGAGTGGTTCCGCTCCACGCTGATGTTGGCGGCGCGTTCAATCGCCGGGATGCGTTCGTGAAGCAGCGCATCGGCTTCGGCCAGGACGGACTCGTCCGCGCTGCGCAGGTCCAGCAGGAGGTTGACCCGGGACGGGACCACCACCGGAGAGTTGGGGTACACGGTCAGCTCACCCACGGAGGTGTGCAGCACGCCGGGGAACTTGTCGGCCAATTCGCGGGCTGCCACCACGAGCATGGCGGCGCCCAGGAGGGCGTCCTTCCGGTCCGCGATCACGGTGGAACCCGTGTGGGCCTGCTCGCCGTGGACCACAAACTCGTACTTGTTGGCCGCCCAGCTGGACTGCACCAGGCCGATGATGATGCCATCGCGTTCCATGCTGCGGCCCTGCTCGATGTGGATTTCGGCACAGTATGCGGCCGTGGGGCCGTCGTAGTCCCCCCGGCAGCCAACCCCGTCCAGCGCCTCGCGGACACTGATCCCCTGGGTGTCCGTGGTGTTGAGGGCGGTTTCAAGGGCGAGCTTCCCGGTGTAGACGGAGGAGCCCATCATGGACGGCTTGAAGCGGGAACCTTCCTCGTTGAACCAGTTCACCACGGCGATGTTGAACTTCGGCTTCCCGGAATCGGCGCCGCCGGCGGCCCATTTCTCCACCAGCCGGAACGCTGCGTGCGCAGCCGCCAGGACACCGAAAGCACCGTCGTAGCGGCCCGCCGTCGGCTGTGAATCCATGTGCGAGCCAACTACTACAAACGGCGCTCCCGGGACGGCCTCGAAGAGGCCCCACTGGTTGCCGGCGCGGTCAAACTTCACGGTGAATCCGCGGGCCTCCAGCAGGCCCGTCAGCCAGCGGCGCTGCTCGCCGTCCGCGGCGGTGGCCGCCTGGCGGTCCACACCGCCGTTTTCCGTGGCGCCGAACTGGCTCATAACGCGGAAGTCTTCAACGAAGGCGGCGTCGGGGGCGGTGAAGGTGGGTGCTGTTGTCATGGTGTTCCCCTATGAACGGTGGTGATCGGAGCGGTGGTGGTCAGTGGTTGTTGAAGCGTTGGCCCGGCGGGCGGTGCATCCGCCTGGTAAGTGAAGGAGCCGCCGACGGCGGTGGCCAGGACCCGGAGGTCCGCAATGTTGACAGTGGTCAGGGGCGATCCGGACAGGATGGTGAAGTCCGCCAGTTTGCCGGGGGTCAGTGCGCCCTTGATATGGGAGGTGCCCGCGGCCGCGGCGGCTCCGGTGGTATAGGCCGCTAGCGCCTGAAACGGGGTCAGCCGTTCGTCCGGGTTGCCGAATACACCGCCGGAAGCCATCCGGCGGTCCACAAAAGCCTGCATCCCCTTGAGCACGCTGCCGTCGGCCACGGGCCGGTCCGAACTGCCGGCCAGCGTTACGCCGGCCGCCAGGAACGTCGCCGCCCGGTAGGCCCAGCCCAGC from Pseudarthrobacter sp. SSS035 carries:
- a CDS encoding HNH endonuclease signature motif containing protein, with protein sequence MTRTTAVEALEAIKASVAALALVIPGADPAGQGEPDPLRHQSDGWLDTLAEAARLQAATAALVVHAAAGFADTTRAMASPNALPQGLIAQDMAVVSEVACVLTVSERTAGALLSEAHELSTTLPLTLAALQDGSISWQHARAMVDETANLDPAGAAALEAHFLDPDAPNPAQGCPAGELVPSRFRHKARTWRERHHPDSIEERHTKSALDRRLEFAPDRDGMAWLSAYLPADQAAGIWDRTTTAARALQGPHERRNLSQIRADMAAKWLLGGTAEHVPSPSAQVLVTVPVFALMGLTDEPAMLDGYGPIPTSMASRLMAESSSSFHRVLTDPRDGAPLEIGRTSYRIPVSMRQWLRLRDGKCPFPGCTNQSLDNEADHLLSWADGGTTGIINLGQPCPKHHRLKHTSGWTPTGATTDKPPGWISPTGRQYASEQQGWEPPDWPPDIMTLLIHPQLGPTMPDDILPGEPTKELRPVDPLPEWSWQQAPVDEPWPEWGVPQMV
- a CDS encoding histidine phosphatase family protein; translation: MTLTTFALIRHGQTDWNAQRRLQGATDIPLNDVGRGQARDAVDVLSGYEWDAIVSSPLSRAAETASVIADGLGLSVTRHIPALAERSFGPAEGLQAGPELEALRIPGGYRGAESEEDAAARGLGALEALAEEFPARRVLVVAHGTLLRVSLNRAIGRTLHRIDNAVLNLAHYHATEGWHLEYFNGERVVAAAQG
- a CDS encoding putative quinol monooxygenase, whose protein sequence is MVVRYQVRPEETETVLGLLGEMAAATRTEEANISYEFFQGVEDPAQIVILERYTDAAGFAAHREYEHIERIGAAQIIPRLERRTIQTFEVTADA
- a CDS encoding dihydrofolate reductase family protein; its protein translation is MGTVFGGMAVSLDGYIRSESGDLSWLNDAMAKNEDYGFEATERRTGAYVMGANTYREMAAMGGRGSAIPTYVVTHDETLAVGRNTHLYSGDLGELVARIKSAIPEEKDICVFGGGQLLTEFIELGLLDELGVAVVPVILGGGVLFFGRISEWKKLALRECRSFPSGIVLLDYQLTGPTG
- the rsgA gene encoding ribosome small subunit-dependent GTPase A, whose product is MNNSSGTSLDSYSPSPSDSTPGPEGPTTYGYSPAVADYFDAHQPQHRTRHPANQNSERGRVVRLDRNLVLTAVGGELLHLPYPLDAGVPVTGDWVWIGPNRAGGRQITGILPRRSELSRKRAFEDSSEAQVLAANMEVVGVVVPVDRPLTHNRLERTLVAAWDSGAVPLVIITKADLADIADDVVGKVILQAAGVDVVTTSAENGDGIDALLEHLPPHGTLVLLGPSGAGKSTLINALAGREVQHTGEVRSGDFKGKHTTTSRELVPLANGAVLMDTPGVRGFGLFDAGEGLGEMFGDVEELASRCRFADCAHQQEPGCAVQAALADGTLDGRRWLSYGKLQRELAALARRTDAAARRAYQREWHQKVVVAAKSQRSAERDSSERREEQRSKRKRR
- a CDS encoding DUF4389 domain-containing protein; this translates as MRARSITMLILGILLSMLGGGLLVGGIGASWVNSLQNDGGYLTSPRERFAVDSTAIVSARADSMRGDSYPGPLPFDVGSFRIGAESANTGKDIFVGIAPRADVDRYVAGSNYSELRDVEFRPFSAEYREVQGTTQLPAPADQDFWAASTAGSGQRTLDWKIEAGDWSVVVMNADASAGVSADLQAGFRSELFGPIAAGLLTAGVILLVLGVPLLIFGAQGLGRHTPSPTAAVPAASPGAATPSAYQGPAGQAPNVQSPSVQPAAGLPPYPARLRGELDPVLSRWMWLAKWFLAIPHFFVLFFLWFAFVVVTIIAGFAILFTGHYPHSLFNFNVGVLRWGWRVAFYTYGALGTDRYPPFTLARTDYPADFDVDYPERLSRGLVLVKWWLLALPHFVIIAALTGTSTVRWTDPQTPGIRYETGTGFSLFGFLVLVAAVILLFSGRYQRPLFDLLMGFNRWIYRVITYAALMRDEYPPFRLDQGPSELQAWQPGTGEGARLPASAPPAGPPPDGPPPPSDPTVRDEGPLP
- a CDS encoding short-chain fatty acid transporter; its protein translation is MADTVLTKTGTEERGLARVAQRMAAWTEKWFPDAYIFALAGVVIIAAAALAIGASPQAIADSFGNGFWDLTAFTLQMAMVVLTGYVVATSPPVAKLINRLALIPATARTAVSFVALMSMSVSFLNWGLSLIFGGLLARAIARRKDLTVDYRALGAAAFMGLGAVWALGLSSSAAQLQATAASLPPALLKITGILDFGTTIFTWQSLLTLAILMALTTVIAHFSAPQGGAIRTAEDLGVDLDDEPSESAPRSRPGEWLEYSMILPILAGILTLGWLVSQFLTKPFLTVVSSLNGYLLVFLILGLVLHGTPRKFLQAVTKAVPATAGILVQFPLYAAMAAILTKATGHGGMTISAHLAEFFSDIGGGGAFAVVIALYTAVLGLLVPSGGGKWLVEAPYVMQSATDVQMNLGWTVQIYNIAEALPNLINPFFMLPLLAVLRLRARDLVGFTFLQFLFHLPVVLLLVWLLGMTFQFVPPVMPAGQ
- a CDS encoding DUF5605 domain-containing protein, whose amino-acid sequence is MVERTWMGFRKKRSPHVVWSAWEAADEARDAGLAAALASELLELTPKSDYSWFQAGLLSKAVGNWPESWSATNGRWNSSLRKMLDIIDTWNMTIDTLPGTVTGRFRVELPGRQFIAVRIRAVS
- a CDS encoding M20 family metallo-hydrolase: MTTAPTFTAPDAAFVEDFRVMSQFGATENGGVDRQAATAADGEQRRWLTGLLEARGFTVKFDRAGNQWGLFEAVPGAPFVVVGSHMDSQPTAGRYDGAFGVLAAAHAAFRLVEKWAAGGADSGKPKFNIAVVNWFNEEGSRFKPSMMGSSVYTGKLALETALNTTDTQGISVREALDGVGCRGDYDGPTAAYCAEIHIEQGRSMERDGIIIGLVQSSWAANKYEFVVHGEQAHTGSTVIADRKDALLGAAMLVVAARELADKFPGVLHTSVGELTVYPNSPVVVPSRVNLLLDLRSADESVLAEADALLHERIPAIERAANISVERNHSHSWPVTPYQTEGVELAAKVAADLGLSSKQVMTLAGHDSINMKDLVPTVMLFVPSVDGISHNEHEYTTDEDIVAGLAMLTEVVNRLCNGVLED